One Psychrobacillus glaciei genomic region harbors:
- a CDS encoding sigma-E processing peptidase SpoIIGA translates to MYAEVMIATNTFFNYTVLAFANKIGWIENKKRYLFLAALIAGILTVTFSNYFITIFLSFFLMIAIAFWRKPKQIVKAIGLTLLASLFAGGLLTAIASFYRNTNYLFMIVNFALIVVGGLYLLTKHVLHIHVAQSERELLYSSYVTLFGEAKELTLFIDSGNVCKEPLSNDPVHFVAAEVLEEILPESLFRAVSNWEFDRKVGLDNLPKEYLTKLRLIPIATIQQEKTWVIGIKYDNWKVNNQELPKGYIVMTKLHDKFPHGADGILHSSSYFHLKKRSVE, encoded by the coding sequence ATGTATGCAGAAGTTATGATTGCAACCAATACTTTTTTTAATTACACCGTATTAGCATTTGCAAACAAAATTGGCTGGATTGAAAACAAAAAAAGATATTTGTTTCTTGCCGCGCTTATTGCAGGAATATTAACTGTTACATTTTCTAACTATTTTATTACTATTTTTCTATCTTTCTTTCTAATGATTGCTATAGCATTTTGGCGTAAACCGAAGCAAATAGTCAAAGCAATAGGGCTTACGCTACTTGCAAGTCTTTTTGCTGGCGGCTTACTAACAGCAATTGCTTCTTTTTACCGCAATACCAACTATCTATTTATGATAGTCAATTTTGCTTTAATTGTTGTTGGTGGTTTGTATTTATTAACGAAACATGTCCTGCATATTCACGTCGCTCAATCAGAAAGAGAGTTATTATACTCCTCTTATGTCACATTGTTTGGTGAGGCAAAGGAACTTACTCTTTTTATTGACTCTGGTAATGTTTGCAAGGAACCACTTTCGAATGACCCAGTTCATTTTGTAGCAGCTGAAGTGTTAGAAGAAATACTTCCCGAATCATTGTTTCGAGCGGTTAGCAATTGGGAATTCGATCGTAAGGTTGGACTAGATAATTTACCAAAAGAGTATTTAACCAAATTAAGATTAATACCTATAGCAACGATTCAACAAGAAAAAACGTGGGTTATTGGAATAAAATATGACAATTGGAAAGTAAATAATCAGGAATTACCAAAAGGATATATTGTCATGACAAAGCTACATGATAAATTTCCACATGGAGCTGATGGGATATTACATAGCTCTTCCTATTTCCATCTAAAGAAAAGGAGTGTCGAATAA
- the sigE gene encoding RNA polymerase sporulation sigma factor SigE: MLLKFFRRIYFWLLSFRRSGVHYIGGNESLPKPLSREEEREMLLAFMDGNEFARDILIERNLRLVVYIARRFDQTNTNIEDLISIGSIGLIKAVETFNLDKGIKLATYASRCIENEILMHLRKTNRMKSEVSFDEPLNSDSDGNELLLSDILGTSEDLIIEDVEKKMERQHVFEAINLLGNREKYIMQCRFGLNGKEEMTQKEVADHLGISQSYISRLEKKIILDLKELLNEPIA, encoded by the coding sequence ATGCTATTAAAGTTTTTTCGTCGGATTTATTTTTGGTTACTTTCATTCAGAAGAAGTGGAGTACATTATATTGGTGGGAATGAATCACTGCCTAAACCATTATCAAGAGAAGAAGAGAGAGAAATGCTTCTTGCTTTTATGGACGGAAATGAATTTGCAAGGGATATATTGATAGAACGTAATTTACGTCTTGTTGTTTATATTGCAAGGAGATTTGACCAGACGAACACGAATATTGAAGATTTAATCAGTATTGGATCTATCGGACTTATAAAAGCTGTAGAGACGTTTAATTTGGACAAAGGAATAAAACTTGCAACATATGCTTCAAGATGTATAGAAAATGAAATATTAATGCATTTGCGTAAAACGAATCGAATGAAATCAGAAGTTTCTTTTGATGAACCATTAAACTCTGATTCAGATGGAAATGAGCTGCTCTTATCAGATATTTTAGGAACAAGTGAAGATTTAATAATTGAAGATGTAGAAAAAAAAATGGAGCGACAGCATGTATTTGAAGCGATAAATCTACTTGGAAATCGAGAAAAGTATATCATGCAATGTCGTTTTGGATTGAATGGAAAAGAAGAAATGACGCAAAAAGAAGTAGCTGACCATTTAGGAATTTCACAGTCTTATATTTCCCGCTTAGAGAAAAAAATAATTTTAGATTTAAAAGAGCTGTTAAATGAACCAATTGCCTAA
- the sigG gene encoding RNA polymerase sporulation sigma factor SigG gives MTRTKVELCGIDTSKLPLLSHEQMKALFIRLQAGEDSVKDELVMCNLRLVLSLVQRFAYRGEQADDLFQVGCIGLIKSIENFDLKHNVRFSTYAVPMIIGEIKRHLRDHHSVRVSRSLRDIAYKAMKAKEQFINENLHEPTLDDLSKVLDIPVEDILLSLDAIQDPVSLQEPIFSDGGDAIYMMDQLCDNDVSEEQWVTYFTVKETFQKLDNRQKKILTKRIYYGATQTEIAVDLGLSQAQISRLEKSALSIIQGQLNPKE, from the coding sequence ATGACGAGAACAAAAGTTGAATTATGCGGCATTGATACATCTAAGCTTCCTTTACTATCCCATGAACAAATGAAGGCCTTGTTTATCCGTTTACAAGCAGGAGAAGATTCGGTAAAAGATGAACTGGTTATGTGTAATTTACGTTTAGTATTAAGTTTAGTCCAAAGATTTGCATATCGCGGTGAACAAGCGGATGACTTATTTCAAGTCGGGTGTATAGGACTTATCAAGTCAATTGAAAACTTCGATCTAAAGCATAATGTACGTTTTTCAACGTATGCAGTACCCATGATTATTGGGGAAATAAAACGACATTTGCGAGACCATCATTCTGTACGAGTTTCTAGATCTTTAAGAGATATCGCATATAAAGCTATGAAAGCAAAAGAACAATTTATTAACGAAAACCTACATGAACCTACCTTAGATGATTTATCGAAAGTATTAGATATTCCTGTGGAAGATATATTATTATCTTTAGATGCTATACAAGACCCTGTTTCACTTCAAGAACCCATTTTTAGCGATGGGGGAGACGCTATCTATATGATGGATCAACTATGTGATAATGATGTATCCGAAGAACAATGGGTCACTTATTTTACTGTGAAAGAAACTTTTCAAAAACTAGATAACAGGCAAAAGAAAATATTAACGAAACGAATCTATTATGGCGCTACTCAAACTGAAATTGCAGTTGATCTTGGCTTATCTCAAGCACAAATATCAAGGCTAGAGAAAAGTGCTTTGTCTATTATTCAAGGACAGTTGAACCCAAAAGAATGA
- a CDS encoding YlmC/YmxH family sporulation protein, whose translation MKFSDAQQKEVIEASSGKLLGYIVDAEIDKDTGFILSFIVEAQGTYPNFFNKKNETKKVAVQNISIIGKDVIIVSKNMLLD comes from the coding sequence ATGAAATTTTCTGATGCACAACAAAAAGAAGTAATTGAAGCGAGTAGTGGAAAATTATTAGGATATATCGTTGATGCTGAAATAGATAAAGATACTGGTTTCATCCTATCGTTCATAGTAGAAGCACAAGGAACATATCCTAATTTTTTTAATAAAAAGAATGAAACAAAAAAAGTTGCCGTTCAAAATATATCTATAATTGGGAAAGATGTCATAATTGTTTCAAAAAATATGTTGTTAGATTGA
- a CDS encoding YggS family pyridoxal phosphate-dependent enzyme, giving the protein MTNVQQNLESIKDKVNAASLRGNRNSSDVTIIAVTKEVSVERTEEVVQAGVRHLGENRPEGLKMKLDAINDSIKWHYIGTLQTRKVKSVINDVDFLHSLDRLSLAEEIEKRATSVKDCFVQVNVAEEQSKHGLSLEDAESFMKELEKYSRIRVIGLMTMAPNTEDETVIRTVFRNLKQLQEKISKQQLPHAPCTELSMGMSGDYEIAIEEGATFVRIGTALVGKEREEVK; this is encoded by the coding sequence ATGACAAACGTTCAACAAAATTTAGAATCGATAAAAGATAAAGTGAATGCTGCTAGTTTACGTGGCAATCGTAATTCTTCAGATGTTACGATTATTGCCGTTACGAAGGAAGTTTCTGTGGAAAGAACGGAAGAGGTAGTTCAAGCTGGAGTGAGACATCTAGGTGAAAATCGACCTGAGGGTTTAAAAATGAAATTAGATGCCATTAATGATTCCATCAAATGGCATTATATAGGGACGCTACAAACGAGAAAAGTAAAATCAGTAATTAATGATGTAGATTTTTTGCACTCTTTAGATCGATTAAGTTTAGCGGAGGAGATAGAAAAAAGAGCTACTTCGGTAAAGGACTGTTTTGTACAAGTAAATGTAGCCGAAGAGCAATCAAAACATGGATTATCGTTGGAAGATGCGGAATCTTTTATGAAAGAATTAGAAAAATATTCGCGTATACGAGTAATTGGCTTAATGACAATGGCTCCAAATACGGAAGATGAGACTGTCATACGTACTGTCTTTCGTAATTTAAAACAATTACAGGAAAAAATTTCGAAACAACAACTACCACATGCACCTTGTACGGAATTATCAATGGGGATGTCGGGTGACTATGAGATTGCAATAGAAGAGGGCGCAACCTTTGTACGAATAGGAACAGCTTTAGTCGGTAAAGAGAGGGAGGAAGTTAAATGA
- a CDS encoding cell division protein SepF, translating into MSMKDWMKNFFYLEEDEETSTDQQPKPQQPKPVEHQMRQQSVRPSTKERKFNTVTNETAASNLVSIQNVQKSSKVILIEPRVYAEAQDISEHLKSKKAVIVNLQRIDKEQGIRIIDFLSGTVYALGGDIQRIGTDIFLCAPDSVEVAGAISDYYYNDLD; encoded by the coding sequence ATGAGCATGAAAGACTGGATGAAAAATTTCTTCTACTTGGAAGAGGATGAAGAAACTTCAACAGATCAGCAGCCAAAACCTCAACAGCCAAAACCGGTGGAACATCAAATGCGACAGCAATCGGTGAGACCCTCAACAAAAGAACGAAAATTTAATACAGTAACGAATGAAACAGCTGCATCTAATCTAGTTAGTATTCAAAATGTGCAAAAGTCTTCCAAAGTAATTCTAATCGAGCCGCGCGTTTATGCAGAAGCCCAAGATATTTCCGAACATTTGAAGAGTAAAAAAGCTGTTATTGTAAATTTACAACGCATTGATAAAGAACAAGGAATAAGAATCATCGACTTTTTAAGTGGAACAGTGTACGCTTTAGGTGGAGACATTCAACGAATAGGAACGGATATTTTCCTGTGTGCACCAGATTCAGTAGAAGTGGCTGGAGCAATATCGGATTATTATTACAACGACCTAGATTGA
- a CDS encoding YggT family protein, which yields MTTVLILLIYAVKYYTYALIVYIFMSWVPSIQQSSFGQFLGKICEPYLEPFRKIIPPIGMIDISPIVAIFVLNIAIRGIISLVSFF from the coding sequence ATGACCACAGTTTTAATCTTGTTAATTTATGCAGTTAAATACTATACCTATGCATTAATCGTTTATATTTTTATGTCATGGGTCCCAAGTATACAGCAATCTAGCTTTGGACAATTTTTAGGAAAAATTTGCGAACCATATTTAGAACCATTCAGAAAGATTATTCCTCCAATCGGAATGATCGATATATCACCTATTGTTGCGATTTTTGTATTGAATATTGCGATAAGAGGAATAATATCTTTAGTATCCTTTTTTTAA
- a CDS encoding YlmH family RNA-binding protein: MENVMQHFRKEEQPFIEQIVNMLREVENRYAPKLTDFLDPRQQFIVDTLRRQYEDIEVVANGGLDEVERKRMLLYPSYYVPSDADFTLTVVEVQYPKKFVTLQHKDVLGSMMSLGIDRSKFGDIRVEDGAIQFVVATEVLDYVRANYTAIGKVKVHIELVGDRLNYFLQREEWTSESLTVSSLRLDTIISAVFNISRQKSSTLIQSGKVKVNWTEKDQLSMELQELDLISIRGLGRVKVLMIEGRTKKDKIRLQIGRLEQKIK, translated from the coding sequence ATGGAAAATGTAATGCAACATTTTAGAAAAGAAGAGCAGCCATTCATAGAACAAATTGTTAATATGCTGCGAGAAGTTGAGAATCGATATGCGCCTAAGTTAACAGACTTTTTAGATCCTAGACAACAATTCATTGTAGACACTTTGCGAAGACAGTATGAGGATATTGAAGTAGTAGCAAATGGAGGATTGGACGAAGTAGAAAGAAAAAGAATGCTTCTATATCCTTCTTATTATGTGCCATCAGATGCGGATTTTACGCTGACTGTCGTGGAAGTTCAATATCCTAAAAAGTTTGTTACATTACAACATAAAGATGTATTAGGTTCGATGATGTCCTTAGGAATTGATCGAAGTAAGTTTGGTGACATACGAGTGGAAGATGGAGCTATTCAATTTGTCGTTGCAACAGAAGTGTTAGACTATGTACGCGCAAACTACACGGCAATTGGAAAAGTTAAAGTTCATATTGAACTAGTAGGAGATAGACTAAATTATTTTTTGCAACGAGAGGAATGGACATCTGAATCTTTAACGGTGAGTTCATTAAGATTAGATACTATTATTTCAGCGGTTTTTAATATTTCTCGACAGAAATCATCTACGCTCATTCAAAGCGGAAAAGTAAAGGTTAACTGGACAGAGAAAGATCAACTGTCTATGGAACTGCAAGAATTAGATCTAATTTCCATTCGGGGTCTTGGTAGAGTCAAAGTTTTAATGATTGAAGGCAGAACAAAAAAAGACAAAATTAGACTACAAATAGGTCGCTTAGAACAAAAAATTAAATAA
- a CDS encoding DivIVA domain-containing protein → MPLTPLDIHNKEFSKGFRGYNEDEVNEFLDQIMKDLEIITKEKKELEIKLKSSSERVGHFTSIEETLHKSIVVAQEAAEEVRRNSQKEAKLIVKEAEKNADRIVNEALTKARRIALEIEDLKKQSKVFRNRFKMLVEAQLDLINTDDWNHLMEYDVDTTDIDRISITED, encoded by the coding sequence ATGCCATTAACACCACTTGATATACATAACAAGGAATTTAGCAAAGGATTTAGAGGATATAATGAAGATGAAGTAAATGAATTTTTAGATCAAATTATGAAAGATCTTGAAATTATAACAAAAGAGAAAAAAGAACTGGAAATAAAACTGAAATCATCAAGCGAAAGAGTTGGGCATTTCACATCGATTGAAGAGACTTTACATAAATCTATCGTTGTCGCACAAGAAGCAGCAGAGGAAGTTCGTCGAAACTCTCAAAAAGAAGCAAAACTAATAGTAAAAGAAGCAGAAAAAAATGCAGACCGTATTGTGAATGAAGCACTTACAAAAGCAAGAAGAATCGCACTTGAAATTGAAGATCTAAAAAAACAATCAAAAGTTTTTCGGAATCGTTTCAAAATGCTCGTAGAAGCCCAATTAGATTTGATCAATACGGATGACTGGAATCATTTAATGGAATATGATGTGGATACTACGGATATAGATAGAATTTCTATAACGGAGGACTAA
- the ileS gene encoding isoleucine--tRNA ligase — protein sequence MEYKDTLLMPKTDFPMRGNLPVKEVDIQAKWAEMDIYKKVQERTAGRPFFVLHDGPPYANGDLHMGHALNKVLKDMIVRYKSMSGFNAPYVPGWDTHGLPIEQALTNKGVKRKEMTLAEFRKLCEEYAYEQINNQRSQFKRIGVRGDWDNPYVTLTPAFESRQIEVFGAMAKKGYIYKGLKPVYWSPSSESALAEAEIEYQDKKSPSIYVSFAVTDGKGILDEGTKIIIWTTTPWTIPANLAISLHPAVEYAVVQAKGSKFVVAKDLVESVATELGWEEYSVERTVVGKDMDRLVTKHPLYDRDSLVILGEHVTTESGTGCVHTAPGHGEDDFYVGKAYGLDVLCPVDDRGVMTAEAPGFEGLFYDTANKAITEALEEVGALEKLTFFTHSYPHDWRTKKPVIYRATAQWFASIESFRDELLQAIRDTSFTPAWGETRLYNMIRDRGDWCISRQRVWGVPIPVFYAEDGEPILTEETIAHVAKLFREHGSNIWFQKEAKELLPEGFTHPSSPNGIFMKETDIMDVWFDSGSSHQGVLEERDDLVFPADLYLEGSDQYRGWFNSSLITSTAMFGHAPYKGLLSHGFTLDGNGRKMSKSLGNVIVPAKVINQLGADIVRLWVASVDYTADVRVSDAIFKQVSEVYRKIRNTFRFLHGNVSDFHPENNRVEFKDLREVDQFMYMKLQEVIKTVEAAYERYDFASVYHIVNNFVSGELSSFYLDIAKDVVYIYGQDDHERRAMQTVMYDTLLALLKLMTPILPHTTDELWAYLENKTEESIQLTDMPKAIEDPAFEALAAKWDKIMELRDDVLKALEEARNAKTIGKSLEAKVTLYVKDELKVMFDTDAIDFAQLFIVSQFALGGAQQDAPENSLVLENASVLVEKADGEKCERCWTITETVGSNEKHPTLCTRCAEVVEKHYI from the coding sequence ATGGAGTACAAAGACACATTATTAATGCCGAAAACAGATTTCCCAATGCGTGGAAATTTACCAGTGAAAGAAGTAGATATTCAAGCGAAATGGGCTGAAATGGATATTTATAAAAAAGTACAAGAAAGAACAGCGGGTCGTCCTTTCTTCGTATTACATGATGGCCCTCCATATGCAAATGGTGATTTGCATATGGGGCATGCACTAAATAAAGTTTTAAAAGATATGATTGTAAGATATAAATCAATGAGTGGTTTCAATGCCCCTTATGTTCCGGGCTGGGATACACATGGTCTGCCAATTGAACAAGCACTTACAAATAAAGGTGTAAAACGCAAAGAGATGACTTTAGCAGAGTTCAGAAAGCTTTGTGAAGAATATGCGTATGAACAAATTAATAACCAACGCTCTCAATTTAAACGTATAGGTGTTCGTGGAGACTGGGATAATCCATATGTAACGCTAACGCCAGCTTTTGAATCTCGTCAAATTGAGGTTTTCGGTGCAATGGCGAAAAAAGGATATATCTATAAAGGTCTAAAACCAGTTTATTGGTCACCTTCAAGTGAATCTGCACTAGCAGAAGCGGAAATTGAGTACCAAGATAAAAAGTCACCATCTATTTATGTTAGCTTTGCTGTAACAGATGGAAAAGGTATTCTTGATGAGGGGACAAAAATTATTATTTGGACGACAACTCCTTGGACAATTCCAGCAAACTTGGCTATTTCGTTGCATCCAGCTGTAGAGTATGCTGTTGTTCAAGCAAAAGGTTCAAAATTTGTAGTGGCAAAAGATTTAGTGGAATCTGTCGCTACTGAGCTAGGTTGGGAAGAATATTCGGTAGAACGTACAGTAGTTGGGAAAGATATGGATAGACTTGTTACCAAACATCCTTTATATGACCGAGATTCACTTGTGATTCTTGGGGAGCATGTAACTACTGAATCAGGTACTGGTTGTGTACATACAGCTCCTGGACATGGGGAAGATGACTTCTATGTGGGGAAAGCTTATGGATTAGATGTACTATGTCCAGTAGATGACCGTGGTGTGATGACTGCAGAAGCACCTGGATTCGAAGGGTTATTCTATGACACAGCAAACAAAGCAATTACAGAAGCACTAGAAGAAGTAGGGGCCCTTGAAAAACTTACTTTCTTTACACATTCATATCCACATGATTGGCGCACAAAAAAACCAGTCATTTATCGTGCAACTGCACAATGGTTCGCATCAATCGAATCATTTAGAGATGAATTATTGCAAGCAATCCGTGATACATCATTTACACCGGCTTGGGGTGAAACTCGACTTTATAACATGATCCGTGATCGTGGGGATTGGTGTATTTCTCGCCAACGTGTATGGGGTGTACCAATTCCGGTATTTTACGCGGAAGATGGAGAACCAATTCTTACAGAAGAAACAATCGCACATGTAGCAAAATTATTCCGTGAACATGGTTCTAATATTTGGTTCCAAAAAGAAGCAAAAGAATTGCTACCAGAAGGATTTACACATCCAAGCAGTCCAAATGGTATCTTCATGAAAGAAACAGATATTATGGACGTTTGGTTTGACTCTGGATCAAGTCATCAAGGTGTGTTAGAAGAACGTGATGATTTGGTATTCCCAGCAGATTTGTATTTAGAAGGGTCTGACCAATATCGTGGTTGGTTTAACTCATCATTAATCACTAGTACGGCAATGTTTGGTCATGCACCATACAAAGGATTATTAAGCCATGGATTTACGCTAGATGGAAATGGACGTAAAATGAGTAAATCTCTTGGAAACGTTATCGTACCTGCCAAAGTGATCAATCAACTTGGAGCAGATATCGTTCGATTATGGGTTGCATCTGTAGATTATACTGCAGACGTTCGTGTATCCGATGCTATATTTAAACAAGTATCTGAAGTGTATCGTAAAATCCGTAATACATTCCGTTTCTTGCATGGTAATGTTAGTGATTTCCATCCAGAGAATAACCGTGTGGAATTTAAGGATCTCCGTGAAGTAGATCAATTTATGTATATGAAATTACAAGAAGTGATTAAAACAGTGGAAGCGGCATATGAGCGTTATGATTTTGCAAGTGTTTACCATATTGTAAATAACTTTGTATCAGGTGAGCTAAGTTCATTCTATTTAGATATCGCCAAAGACGTTGTATATATTTATGGTCAAGATGACCATGAACGTCGCGCAATGCAAACCGTAATGTATGATACACTTCTTGCTTTATTAAAATTAATGACGCCGATTTTACCTCATACAACAGATGAATTATGGGCTTATTTAGAAAATAAGACAGAAGAAAGTATTCAACTTACAGATATGCCAAAAGCTATTGAAGATCCAGCGTTTGAAGCGTTAGCAGCTAAATGGGATAAAATCATGGAATTACGTGATGATGTGTTAAAAGCATTAGAAGAAGCTCGAAATGCTAAAACTATCGGTAAATCATTAGAAGCAAAAGTAACATTGTATGTAAAAGATGAATTGAAAGTAATGTTTGACACAGATGCAATTGACTTTGCTCAACTATTCATCGTATCGCAATTTGCACTTGGTGGTGCACAACAAGACGCACCAGAAAATAGTTTAGTGCTTGAAAATGCTTCTGTTTTAGTTGAAAAAGCAGACGGAGAAAAATGTGAACGTTGCTGGACAATTACTGAAACAGTTGGTTCAAATGAAAAACACCCAACATTATGTACTCGTTGTGCGGAAGTTGTAGAAAAACATTATATTTAA
- the lspA gene encoding signal peptidase II gives MWKFYGLAAFVIALDQWTKWLIVKNMVFGERITILDPYFELLSHRNRGAAWGMLQGQMGLFTIITIVVIIAIIYYFHKEAKGKPMFQVGLMMLLGGAIGNFIDRIWRNEVVDFVHVLIPIINYDFPIFNIADASLTIGVVIIILFIIKEERDGKKKVK, from the coding sequence GTGTGGAAATTTTATGGACTTGCCGCATTTGTTATTGCGCTTGATCAGTGGACAAAATGGCTGATTGTAAAAAATATGGTTTTTGGCGAACGAATCACTATTTTAGATCCTTACTTTGAATTACTTTCTCATCGAAATCGTGGTGCCGCATGGGGAATGTTGCAAGGCCAAATGGGGTTATTTACAATCATCACGATTGTCGTCATTATTGCCATTATTTATTATTTTCATAAAGAAGCAAAAGGAAAGCCAATGTTTCAGGTTGGTTTAATGATGCTATTAGGTGGAGCAATTGGGAATTTTATCGATCGTATTTGGAGAAACGAAGTTGTGGATTTTGTGCATGTGTTAATACCAATTATAAATTACGATTTTCCTATTTTTAATATTGCAGATGCTTCCTTGACAATAGGTGTTGTGATTATCATATTATTCATAATTAAAGAAGAACGAGATGGAAAGAAAAAGGTGAAGTAA
- a CDS encoding RluA family pseudouridine synthase, translating to MEELTFIIEKEQTKERIDKAIASFDTDWSRTQIQNFIKDGHVLVNKEAAKSNYKVKEGDVIAVAPPEAIELDIVSENLNLEVVYEDEDVLVVYKPRGMVVHPAPGHISGTLVNGLMHQIKDLSGINGVMRPGIVHRIDKDTTGLLMVAKNDVAHVSLVDQLVKKTVTRKYIALVHGRIPHDKGTIDAPIGRDKKERQSMAVVDNGKHAVTHFRVLERLDKFTLVECQLETGRTHQIRVHMKYIGYPLAGDPKYGPKKTIDFNGQVLHAGLLGFIQPKTGEYLEFSYPIPDDYTNLLQDLRKQSLIKED from the coding sequence ATGGAAGAGTTAACATTTATAATAGAAAAAGAACAGACAAAAGAACGAATTGATAAAGCAATTGCATCTTTTGATACGGATTGGTCACGTACTCAAATCCAAAACTTTATAAAAGACGGGCATGTACTCGTAAATAAAGAAGCAGCCAAATCAAATTATAAAGTGAAGGAAGGGGATGTTATAGCTGTAGCTCCCCCTGAAGCAATTGAACTGGATATTGTATCAGAAAACTTAAACTTAGAAGTTGTTTATGAAGATGAAGATGTACTAGTTGTTTATAAACCTCGTGGAATGGTTGTTCATCCTGCACCAGGACATATTAGTGGGACGCTTGTAAATGGTCTAATGCACCAAATAAAAGATTTATCTGGCATTAATGGTGTTATGCGTCCAGGAATTGTTCACCGGATTGATAAAGATACGACTGGATTATTAATGGTTGCCAAAAATGATGTAGCACATGTTTCATTAGTAGACCAATTGGTGAAGAAAACAGTTACTCGAAAATATATTGCGCTTGTGCATGGTCGAATTCCTCATGACAAAGGAACAATTGATGCTCCTATAGGTAGAGACAAAAAAGAACGCCAAAGTATGGCGGTAGTGGACAATGGCAAACATGCTGTGACTCATTTTCGCGTATTAGAACGTTTGGATAAATTCACGTTGGTTGAATGTCAATTGGAAACAGGAAGAACACATCAAATTCGTGTGCATATGAAATATATTGGTTATCCATTAGCTGGCGATCCAAAATATGGTCCAAAGAAAACCATCGATTTTAATGGACAAGTTTTGCATGCAGGATTATTAGGATTTATTCAACCAAAAACGGGTGAATATCTAGAGTTCTCTTATCCAATTCCAGATGATTACACAAATTTATTGCAAGATTTAAGAAAACAATCATTGATTAAAGAGGATTAA
- the pyrR gene encoding bifunctional pyr operon transcriptional regulator/uracil phosphoribosyltransferase PyrR — MAEKASILDEQAMNRALTRIAHEIIERNKGIEECILVGIKTRGAFLAERLANKIETIEGKAIKTGELDITLYRDDLSLKNDSNEPLVQQVDITHDVTNKKVILVDDVLYTGRTVRAAMDAVMDLGRPAQIQLAVLIDRGHRELPIRADYVGKNIPTSSNERIVVKVIETDELDAVTIFE; from the coding sequence ATGGCGGAGAAAGCAAGTATTTTAGATGAACAAGCAATGAATAGAGCGCTAACACGAATTGCACATGAAATTATCGAACGTAATAAAGGGATTGAGGAATGCATTTTAGTTGGTATCAAAACAAGAGGTGCTTTTTTAGCAGAGAGGCTAGCTAATAAGATTGAGACGATCGAGGGTAAAGCAATTAAAACAGGTGAGCTGGATATTACATTATATAGAGATGATCTTTCATTGAAAAATGATTCAAATGAGCCGCTCGTTCAGCAAGTAGATATTACACATGATGTAACGAATAAAAAAGTAATTTTAGTAGATGATGTACTTTATACGGGAAGAACAGTTCGCGCAGCAATGGATGCTGTCATGGATTTAGGAAGACCTGCCCAAATTCAACTTGCGGTATTAATAGATAGGGGTCACCGAGAGCTACCGATAAGAGCGGATTACGTAGGTAAAAATATACCGACGTCAAGCAATGAACGAATTGTAGTGAAAGTTATCGAAACAGATGAACTGGACGCAGTAACAATTTTTGAATAA